A window from Toxoplasma gondii ME49 chromosome IX, whole genome shotgun sequence encodes these proteins:
- a CDS encoding hypothetical protein (encoded by transcript TGME49_305020~Signal peptide predicted by SignalP 2.0 HMM (probability 0.485) with cleavage site probability 0.057 at residue 40) translates to MCGLCLLPAALNGRAHCSSLLLSFLLSFLLLRFATVSLRASSLSFPPSSLSPQASPFRSSSALSSPHPPLSWSSSSAFSAVSVDRLSASPSTPSSLSSQPGSSSYASHSAREGCRRASSFLRLPPLFPYLPRLGRAASSPDRPLFVASILPGSEGVFYAPQLLQSSLISPSSSSRSSSASACLHSSLFSSSPPASDCAPSLFPSSSSPASSSFCPSSSLFFLPLLHSPRLRAPASWLSVVAPRAAASHEIALSSFFPSPFSLSPPSLQLQFPSFSFPLSSPSSSVSRLASSPSSLSDYSRVPSSPSRTPFSPPPLSVSSRSCASSPPRSSPPSRSSLFFPAPGSRASRVLSGTRGLWRRGPRGDQPERREKVRSTGTPKQRPRRSTGLGCLCMRGWGRNADYGWEEEDEGLKVFVAVEAEATSRDVDCVIGPKELFLKLRHRNLPLIDGTLKGRVSVENSYWCIEDITARNRLPQCLSASSFSPAPPTPPSPSSSCSSSGSPPPPSSRVPSDAEIAKAPWLGLDLVENGSAPPPAEKPLGKLLTVYLQKKRQQGTGRASGGVAGALAFPEWGGVLEGEAVEDLFYDILPSKMRDVTPAHRAQDWVPGALLYRQPFPASFTRQEALQFVDAWTRSQSAIGADAIVAGPAMSRATSTQSSSLLSKAQALLAPHSDPAGSFGLPATQMFIIASPLPDGVRLSFEGPSAPRVSPSSSSCGEAGGATGGHACRERRRKEGSSASAPDARSASFGDSLSLATANQFLQRGGSSRDARYDEAGQWLPEDSLEIRVIGEEGSAAGEEQEDGFCGRETMQERLKKQTFTLELVVLRGPVGSGGKGEFGPLVSLQVRDTEERLLKKLQQDLLGVTLAMRERLQARARERKEMEDDLLGPPKDLRHHTLAREFNREGDDTTSLSSPVSLGSSSPSPSSPQSSPPRSLSSPASPSSSSAASSTASVSASSASLPAHAVEVDTEEITPEWIEKFPGLQASVAEERQWLSQFPLKTRDGKHLVPPLEAEPKGPEDEAGREARQKRNEKQKQRERERQQRKEDGRNPYGIKVVDLDGQSGQKPPDFMSNWSLERRREFQREVVHDLEQNIRRCHQTKEVLSMADVTRHLQTFLNFSDEEIADIWRTGHAEASRFINDPGRDIENLKKNQEKRKTHWAQHDLFFPLEREAESGEESVEKIQVFDLMAGPGPDVASPHTLGFKVLQTEYDRPLHRRWDEMPEREQLEYRVKLREKEARLDMLLCELMEVTDESMFPVICDQYKDLLMDEHFLLIMKLRIQERPPRSRREKDIFVIVNKFTVSLYEDVESLALQNEKEQLKKIRLLCMQALVDIDKLTEYAESMKHLLNRDFLAYLEFAIHAERKRIQKEGNNPDAAPSQWLMVLMIIHKGVMSIYEKEIWEDVMWITMVVTQKQPEVRRKLLELFVAQIPKADWKQFKRVALRMASALAQGGGVHGPLSFPSCPWVPAAVQQLARDLERILPDWMIEGMMTDFDKQVLKQKMDRMSCLWGEKDLEDLRHVNVTLPNVSELMKQQIEQATEVFNRPENLHQFSRSHFEVGAS, encoded by the exons ATGTGcggcctctgtcttctgcctGCGGCCCTGAATGGACGCGCCCActgttcgtctcttcttctttcgttccttctgtcctttctgcttcttcgcttcgccactgtctccttgcgcgcctcctctctatcctttcctccctcttctttgtctccccaggcgtctccgtttcgaAGCAGCTCCGCCCTCTCCTCACCTcaccctcctctctcgtggTCTTCCTCCTCGGCTTTCTCCGCGGTCTCAGTGGACCGactctcggcgtctccctcAACCCCcagctctctttcttcccaaCCAGGATCTTCTTCGTACGCCTCTCACTCAGCTCGTGAGGGATGTCGTCgcgcttcctctttcctgcgacttcctcctctttttccctaCTTGCCGCGCCTCGGAAgagccgcttcttctcccgacAGGCCTCTCTTTGTCGCGTCGATTCTCCCTGGATCTGAGGGCGTATTCTACGCCCCACAGCTCCTCCAGTCCTCCCTgatctctccttcttcgtcttcccggtcttcctctgcttcagcCTGTCTTCATTCCTCcctgttttcctcctctcctcccgccTCCGACTGTGCGCCGTCTTTGTTTCCCTCGTCGTCCTCAcctgcgtcctcttctttctgcccgtcgtcttctctcttcttccttcctctccttcactcTCCTCGTTTGAGAGCTCCCGCTTCCTGGCTCAGCGTCGTGGCTCCCCGCGCTGCTGCGTCGCACGAAATCGcactgtcttctttctttccttctccgttttccttgtctcctccgtcccTCCAGCTCCAgttcccttctttttcttttcctctttcatcgccctcttcgtctgtgtctcggcttgcttcttctccttcgtcgctttctgATTACTCTcgtgttccttcttctccttctcgtactcctttctctcccccccctctttctgtctcttctcggtcttgtgcttcgtctcctcctcgttcttcccctccgtctcgttcttctctctttttccccgCTCCTGGCTCGCGGgcgtctcgcgttctctctggaACGCGAGGCCTGTGGAGGCGAGGGCCGAGAGGAGACcagccggagagaagagagaaagtgcGAAGCACAGGGACACCGAAACAGAGGCCTAGGCGGTCCACGGGCCTaggctgtctctgcatgcgtggatgGGGAAGAAACGCCGACTACGGatgggaagaagaagacgagggatTGAAGGTTTTTGTCGCCGTCGAGGCGGAGGCCACCAGCCGTGATGTCGACTGCGTCATTGGACCCAAGGAACTCTTTCTCAAACTCAGACACAGAAACCTGCCTCTCATCGACGGCACGCTAAAG GGCCGCGTGTCTGTCGAGAATTCCTACTGGTGCATTGAGGACATCACCGCGAGAAACCGACTTCCCCAGTGTCTCAGTGCCTCCTCCTTTTCACCTGCACCTCCTACCCcaccgtctccttcttcttcttgttcgtcttctggTTCGCCTCCACCTCCTTCGTCGCGAGTGCCGTCAGATGCGGAGATTGCAAAGGCGCCTTGGCTGGGTCTCGACCTCGTGGAAAATGGGTCTGCCCCGCCCCCTGCAGAAAAGCCATTGGGGAAGCTGCTTACGGTGTatctgcagaagaagcgacagcaggGGACAGGTCGGGCGTCAGGCGGTGTCGCCGGCGCCTTGGCCTTTCCGGAGTGGGGAGGCGTGCTGGAGGGCGAGGCAGTCGAAGATCTTTTCTACGATATTCTCCCCTCCAAGATGCGCGATGTCACGCCTGCACATCGCGCGCAAGACTG GGTGCCCGGGGCGCTGCTTTACCGACAGCCTTTTCCGGCGTCTTTCACGCGCCAAGAGGCCCTGCAGTTCGTCGACGCGTGGACGCGGTCTCAGAGCGCAATCGGGGCTGACGCCATTGTGGCGGGACCTGCGATGTCTCGTGCGACATCCACTCAaagttcttctcttctctccaaaGCGCAGGCTCTGCTCGCTCCACACTCCGACCCCGCAGGCTCTTTCGGACTCCCCGCCACACAAATGTTCATTatcgcctcgcctctccccgATGGAGTGCGTCTCTCATTCGAAGGCCCTTCGGCCCcgcgggtgtctccttcttcgtcctcgtgtGGGGAGGCTGGAGGGGCGACGGGGGGACATGCGTGCAGGGAGCGCCGACGGAAGGAAGGGTCTTCAGCGTCTGCGCCCGACGCGCGTTCCGCTTCCTTCGGggactctctctcgctggcgACGGCCAACCAGTTCCTGCAGAGAGGCGGGTCGTCGCGGGACGCGCGCTACGACGAGGCTGGCCAGTGGCTACCGGAAGACAGCCTGGAAATTCGCGTCATCGGCGAGGAAGGCTCAGCAgccggagaagaacaagaagacggATTCTGCGGTCGAGAGACCATGCAGGAAcgcctgaagaagcagacctTCACCTTGGAGTTGGTCGTTCTGAGAGGGCCTGTAGGCTCTGGCGGCAAGGGCGAGTTTGGCCCTCTCGTCAGTCTGCAAGTCCGAGACACCGAGGAACGGCTGCTCAAGAAACTGCAACAAGACCTTCTTGGAGTCACGCTGGCGATGCGCGAGAGACTGCAGGCGCGTGCGCGAGAACGCAAAGA GATGGAAGACGACCTCCTCGGACCTCCCAAGGACCTCCGCCACCATACCCTCGCGAGGGAATtcaacagagagggagacgacacaacatctctctcttctcctgtttctctgggctcttcttctccttctccttcctctcctcagtcttctcctcctcgttccctgtcgtctcctgcttctccttcttcgtcttccgctgcttcttcgactgcctctgtttctgcgtcttcggcCTCGCTCCCAGCTCATGCCGTGGAAGTTGACACAGAAGAAATAACGCCTGAGTGGATAGAGAAGTTTCCAGGGTTGCAGGCTTCGGTCGCCGAAGAGCGGCAGTGGCTGTCGCAGTTTCCGCTCAAGACGCGCGACGGGAAGCACCTCGTGCCTCCGTTGGAGGCCGAGCCGAAGGGACCCGAGGAcgaagcagggagagaggcgcgacaaaaacgaaacgagaagcagaaacagagagagagagagagacagcaacgaaaagaagacggcagGAATCCTTACGGAATCAAAGTTGTCGATTTAGATGGACAGAGCGGACAAAAACCCCCCGATTTTATGAGCAACTGGAGTCTCGAA agaaggcgcgagtTTCAGCGTGAAGTGGTGCACGACTTGGAGCAGAACATTCGGCGTTGCCACCAGACGAAGGAGGTTCTGTCGATGGCGGATGTGACGCGGCACCTGCAGACGTTTTTGAATTTCTCTGACGAGGAAATTGCAGACATTTGGAGGACTGGCCACGCTGAGGCTTCGCGCTTCATCAACGACCCGGGCCGCGATATCGAGAAcctgaaaaaaaatcaagaaaaacgcaaaaccCACTGGGCGCAACACGACctgttcttccctctcgaaCGCGAAGCAGAATCAGGCGAAGAATCAGTCGAAAAAATCCAAGTTTTTGACCTCATGGCTGGACCTGGACCTGACGTCGCCTCCCCACACACTCTTGGATTCAAGGTCCTGCAGACCGAGT ACGACCGCCCTCTTCATCGGCGCTGGGATGAAATGCCGGAACGAGAGCAACTCGAGTATCGCGTGAAGCTTAGGGAAAAG GAGGCGCGACTGGATATGCTGCTTTGCGAGCTCATGGAAGTCACAGACGAATCGATGTTTCCTGTGATCTGCGACCAGTACAA agattTGCTGATGGATGAGCACTTTCTTTTGATCATGAAGCTGAGGATTCAGGAGCGACCGCCTCGctcgcggagagaaaaagacattTTCGTCATCGTCAACAAGTTCACAGTCTCCCTCTACGAAGACGTTGAGTCCCTCGCTCtgcagaacgagaaggagcagctgaaaaaaattcgccttctctgcatgcaggctctCGTAGACATCGACAAACTGACGGAATAC GCCGAGTCCATGAAGCACTTGCTCAACAGGGACTTCCTCGCCTACCTCGAGTTCGCCATTCACGCAGAGCGAAAGCGAATTCA aaaagaaggaaacaaccCAGACGCTGCGCCTTCTCAGTGGCTGATGGTTCTTATGATCATTCACAAGGGAGTAATGTCCATTTACGAAAAAGAAATTTGGGAG GACGTGATGTGGATCACCATGGTCGTgacgcagaagcagccgGAAGTTCGTCGGAAGCTGCTGGAGCTCTTCGTGGCGCAAATTCCGAAAGCAGATTGGAAACAATTCAAACGCGTCGCCCTCAGAATGGCTTCGGCCCTGGCTCAGGG aggcggcgtTCACGGTCCTCTGTCCTTCCCGTCTTGTCCGTGGGTGCCCGCGGCAGTGCAGCAACTGGCGAGAGATTTGGAACGCATTTTGCCGGACTGGATGATTGAGGGCATGATGACCGACTTCGATAAACAGGTCTTGAAACAGAAAATG GACCGCATGTCCTGTCTGTGGGGCGAGAAGGACCTGGAAGATCTCCGGCATGTGAACGTCACCCTTCCAAAC GTGTCGGAGCTGATGAAACAGCAAATCGAACAGGCAACG GAGGTCTTCAACAGGCCCGAGAATCTCCATCAGTTCTCTCGTAGCCACTTCGAGGTTGGAGCCTCTTGA
- a CDS encoding kinase, pfkB family protein (encoded by transcript TGME49_305030) has translation MALDTPATSLAARDPLDLSTSQDAVLAVRSAVKKVRSPNLVVMGGANRDVNLRVRSLPLHGETVASAKPVIYRGGKGANQAVQAALLMNRGSEEPSADDDAAKKKQLAKTDGRVALICKLGADETGSEYRNYLQNIGIDMTGVLTAKGEPTGCAYVTVAQDGENTIVYVQGANNCLTSEDLRNPELAALIQNAKVFACENGVRGDVIVAALKLAKCSPENVVTVFTPAPVATVPLEAFAYSDYVVVNENEARELYSLTPVTKTQDTAGNVFEEREGSDDDWPPLSKRGGSDKPFPSPAALRSKLVLLGQKATTVLGAEREDEARETVRVRGGVHPAECNVIVTKGKDGCTLIRQRSDGNHRVSVQYFEQKRRVPPAQVVDTVGAGDSFCGAFVYFLGEEGLSVNEAIEKAGIVASFSVQKRGASESYADRELLRGVVFE, from the exons ATGGCGCTCGACACTCCAGCCACGTCGCTCGCCGCGCGAGATCCGCTCGACCTGTCGACTTCGCAAGATGCAGTGCTGGCGGTGCGTTCAGCCGTGAAGAAAGTGAGAAGCCCGAACCTCGTCGTGATGGGCGGAGCAAATCGCGACGTGAATCTCCGGGTACGGTCCTTGCCCTTGCACGGCGAAACTGTCGCAAGCGCAAAGCCAGTGATCTACCGCGGCGGTAAGGGTGCGAACCAGGCAGTCCAGGCTGCGCTGTTGATGAACCGCGGGAGCGAAGAGCCCTCCGCGGACGACGACGCAGCCAAAAAAAAGCAGCTGGCGAAAACCGACGGCAGAGTCGCGCTGATCTGCAAGCTCGGCGCGGACGAAACGGGCTCCGAGTACCGAAACTACTTGCAGAATATCGGAATCGACATGACCGGCGTTCTGACGGCGAAGGGAGAACCAACCGGGTGCGCATACGTAACAGTGGCTCAAGACGGCGAAAACACCATCGTCTACGTCCAGGGAGCAAACAACTGTCTGACTTCTGAAGATCTGAGGAACCCTGAACTAGCCGC ATTGATCCAGAACGCGAAAGTGTTCGCTTGCGAGAACGGCGTTCGGGGAGACGTGATTGTGGCTGCGCTGAAGCTGGCCAAATGTTCGCCAGAGAATGTCGTGACTGTTTTCACGCCTGCTCCGGTGGCAACCGTGCCTCTGGAGGCCTTTGCGTACTCGGACTACGTGGTGGTGAATGAGAACGAAGCGCGCGAACTGTATAGCTTGACGCCAGTCACGAAAACGCAGGACACAGCAGGAAATGTGTTCGAGGAGCGGGAAGGTTCAGACGACGACTGGCCGCCGCTGAGCAAGCGCGGCGGCAGCGACAaaccttttccttctccggctGCGCTTCGATCCAAACTGGTCCTCTTGGGGCAGAAGGCGACCACCGTGTTGGGAGctgagagggaagacgaggcgcGCGAGACAGTCCGTGTTCGCGGGGGGGTGCACCCGGCCGAGTGCAACGTGATTGTCACGAAAGGCAAAGATGGATGTACGCTGATTCGACAAAGGAGTGATGGCAACCACCGGGTGTCTGTCCAGTACTTTGAGCAGAAGCGGCGCGTCCCGCCAGCGCAGGTTGTCGACACGGTCGGAGCGGGAGATTCCTTCTGCGGAGCTTTCGTGTACTTTCTGGGGGAGGAAGGTCTCAGCGTAAACGAAGCCATTGAAAAGGCGGGGATTGTCGCCAGCTTCTCCGTCCAGAAACGGGGCGCAAGCGAAAGCTACGCTGACCGCGAGCTCCTCAGGGGAGTCGTCTTCGAGTGA